TCAGATCCCACTTTCAAACCGCGGTTGCTATCTGAAGTAACAACACCACATCTACTAAACAGCTTGTGGAGCAAACCCTCTTCCTGAAGAACATCATTAGCTCTAGATGTATTGTGGACAGTGATCTCCAGCTCGAACTTTGGACCGACCAAAACtgaatcacaagtgatcttgaGAGGGATTTGCTTCTTTCTGTATGGCTCCAAGAGCGTGTAGTCTTTCCCAGGCAGATGTAGCCAGTAGAAGTTGCGGGATATAACCTTTTTGTCTGAGACATGGTACAGTTTGAGAAGAAGGAAATAAACAGGCTTTGGGTTCTCTGACTTCGCATACGTGAACTCAGATATTTGCACAACTTTCTTCGGCGGTGCAGAGACTCTGTTGAACACTTTGGAGTATGGGCAGTTACCGTCTAGGTCCCATATCGACGCCTCTATCTCCACATCTGAAAGCTTTTTAGAAGTCGTGTTTACAACCTGTGGAGGTCAAAGTACATAGTTGAGATATCATTTGATCAAGATAGAGGCATAGAAACAGTTACATGGCATTAAACTGACCTCAATGAAGTTACTTGCCAGGTTTTGTTGGACGTGTACTGGCTCTGCAGCGGAACGGCAGCCATAGAAACTAGCTGTTTGGTCGAGAAGATGATCATAGAACTGACCTCTGAGACCAGTCCATGGATTTTGATTCTTCCAGATTAAGACACCTGTGTACTTCGTCCACATTCTTGAACTCCATCCCTCCAATAAAGCTCTGTACTGAATGTAGTTCACCATTTGAGCCTAtagggaaaaaaaaacaagtcatAATATGTCACTTGCGATCTAAACTTTCTACTAGGCCTGCCGGTTCGGGTTTTCAGTCCCGGTAGTTCGGTTCAACATAAATCTTACCAAATTAACCTGAAATAaagtttagtttggtttggtattCAGTTCGGTTTTTGAAAACCTACCGaagtttttgattttggttagattttggattaattttgttaaaattttggataagcTCGttaatttcggttcggatttttggTATGGTTtggttgtaaatatttttttttaaaggagtAACCGATTGCGATTgccgaaccgaaaaccaaactTTGTAAAAAAAACGAACTCCCAACCggaaattttggttcggttcggttcaaaatcCCAGCCCAACTTTTTATGTTAAGATCCCAAATGTACCTTCAAGCAGAAGTCATCAAGATCCCTTGGAGCACCATACATCAGAATCTGATCATGAACTTTGCCAGGCTTCGAATAAGGAATGTACTTATGGTAATCCCACATTCTACTCGGCACCTCTTCCACAAACCCGTCTGCACCCTTCTTAAGCAGAGGAATCTCCCAACCTTCTCGAGGCATAGTAGCTCTTATAGTATCCGCAACCGGCATTCCAACAGAACCCACCTCTGGATTAAACCCAAACTTATAAAACGTGTCTTTAAAAAAGTCTTCAGGGTACTGAATCTCGTAAGGCCCGTCAGTGAAGTTCCCCTTCCCATCTGCAAACCCGTCCCACATGGATCCTTGGATGTAAACTCTAGCACCGTCGAGATAAACACTAGGATCTGAGTCCCAGTCTGGTAACGACGGTGTTTCGAAAGAAGGGTGGAGCCTCAAGTCTTGGTTTAGAGCCTCGTTGATGTCTTTTGGTGGGACTTGTTCGTTTCCACCGACCCATAGAGCGAGGCTTGGATGGTTTCTAAGGAGTTTGACGGTGTCACGAGCGCATAGAAGGAATAAGTCATGGTCTAATGGTCCGTTTGGGTTTGATACTGGAACGCCTCTTCCATCAACATCTCCAGTGATCCAAAACTCCTGCCAGACCAACAAACCGTAGATGTCACAATAGTGATAGAACTCTGGCCGTTCAGCTAACCCACCGCCCCAGCAACGgatcatgttcatgttcatgtcTGCGTGGAACTTTATGTCGGTTCTGTAACGTTCT
The window above is part of the Brassica napus cultivar Da-Ae chromosome C8, Da-Ae, whole genome shotgun sequence genome. Proteins encoded here:
- the LOC106453177 gene encoding mannosylglycoprotein endo-beta-mannosidase, translating into MSEIGKTLLDSGWLAARSTEVNEDGKQLTTTNPASLGSQSKWMEAAVPGTVLGTLAKNKAIPDPFYGLNNETIIDIADSGRDYYTFWFFTKFQCKRLLNQYVHLNFRAINYSAEVYVNGHKTALPKGMFRRHTLDVTDILHPENDNLLAVIVHPPDHPGTIPLKGGQGGDHEIGKDVAAQYVEGWDWICPIRDRNTGIWDEVSISVTGPVRIIDPHLVSTFFDNYKRVYLHVTAEFENKSTWKADCSVTIQITTELENGVCLVEILHTESVIIPARGVVQHTFKPLFFYKPELWWPNGMGKQSLYDVLISVVVKEFGESDSWMQPFGFRKVESVIDSVTGGRLFKINGEPIFIRGGNWILSDGLLRLSKERYRTDIKFHADMNMNMIRCWGGGLAERPEFYHYCDIYGLLVWQEFWITGDVDGRGVPVSNPNGPLDHDLFLLCARDTVKLLRNHPSLALWVGGNEQVPPKDINEALNQDLRLHPSFETPSLPDWDSDPSVYLDGARVYIQGSMWDGFADGKGNFTDGPYEIQYPEDFFKDTFYKFGFNPEVGSVGMPVADTIRATMPREGWEIPLLKKGADGFVEEVPSRMWDYHKYIPYSKPGKVHDQILMYGAPRDLDDFCLKAQMVNYIQYRALLEGWSSRMWTKYTGVLIWKNQNPWTGLRGQFYDHLLDQTASFYGCRSAAEPVHVQQNLASNFIEVVNTTSKKLSDVEIEASIWDLDGNCPYSKVFNRVSAPPKKVVQISEFTYAKSENPKPVYFLLLKLYHVSDKKVISRNFYWLHLPGKDYTLLEPYRKKQIPLKITCDSVLVGPKFELEITVHNTSRANDVLQEEGLLHKLFSRCGVVTSDSNRGLKVGSDPGVAFFLRFSVHNLEAEQQDTRILPVHYSDNYFSLVPGESMSFKISFAAPAGMKKSPRVVLRGWNYPDGFTVFG